One region of Drosophila teissieri strain GT53w chromosome 2L, Prin_Dtei_1.1, whole genome shotgun sequence genomic DNA includes:
- the LOC122626807 gene encoding solute carrier organic anion transporter family member 5A1 isoform X1 — MSAKHIEQYTNPSFEQESDPPPPPVPMGGVADVGAGTAISSSSNGHIANDAGTANRKGHRRQESMYQMTGLYSETNSGDDSSIDAALDQDNQPHATSYLAGDQLPSAVGSAGGGPPVVTDSVAVKCHSRQASAGKCPADPEEDFDEEQFRSGDCGILNCRPYGIQRFARIKIFVVLLSLLVMMQQALSSGYINSVITTIEKRFEIPSSYSGLIASSYEIGNVITVIFVSYLGSRRHIPVWIGIGAVIMGIGSLVFMVPHFTGEPNPGIAIVNKTSDNICKSALVRDQDMDLGRLSSGLSNQPLAPHTLREDNCLEGKASTTGPVLLFVLAQLLLGCGGSPLFTLGTTYVDDHVRTESSSMYIGFMYSMGAFGPVVGFLLGAYLLSFHMDSLSSTTISITPGDRRWVGMWWGGFLLCGVILLVVAVPFFSFPKVLAREKKKIRKSSVVQPVLPNNSRATVATDEMGKVKKLEIVAVTSKEDQSQPPPKVDTGYGKDIKDIPQSMLRLVKNPVYIVTCLGACMELMIVSGFVVFLPKYLETQFSLGKSQANIFTGSIAVPGACIGIFLGGCILKRFQLKPKGAVQFVLITNVICLACYAMLFFLGCDNLKMAGTTIPYYTSNKHGSTLEQPFQVNLTAACNFGCECLTSEVEPVCGNNGLTYFSPCHAGCTAFSSTSSTNYTNCACVRANISSSIYRGAGGSQAQALNANENFAEVTVVPVATAGPCATPCRTIYPFLILLFFMTFLVASTQMPLLMIVLRSVSEEERSFALGMQFVIFRLFGYIPAPILFGNLIDSTCILWKSSCGEKGGRCLIYDIEKFRYKYVGLCASVKLIALVIFMVDWWLVRRRKQLEKMKPLNASDPIIGSIISLDKLFEEKLSGAEPSTAFVGGGGELIIPTEILRHSRNDSRTMQMDYCYDKCGHVVTPANTCNQPQTKSKKHFRSASCDVKMIKSFARDHNSSSGPADAAGQDAGGATTKYKNLKKFQAHTRNHSTDLHDPSQPIRYIQNQLRPQDCAEEDDDEELTTGCGHFVKKHSRNHSYDQIYMPNNIRFDADFLRHPHSHHNPKKNVNVLKNVVSDIGKLKNSNEIEAGGSGSRGHSRNNSKDLNTKISSGTPANNASGQVVTDASTTGLSVLRHRRTNSKDLNYQVLPESAPASSVSGHAHPQHTRNTSHHKIQIDDDRNELINDNDDDEEERSACA; from the exons ATGTCGGCCAAGCACATCGAGCAGTATACGAATCCCTCCTTCGAGCAGGAGTCCGACCCACCGCCTCCCCCAGTGCCcatggggggcgtggcagatgtGGGAGCAGGCACcgccatcagcagcagcagcaatggccACATTGCCAACGATGCCGGCACGGCAAATCGCAAAGGTCACAG GCGGCAGGAATCGATGTACCAGATGACCGGCCTCTACTCGGAGACGAATAGCGGCGACGACAGCAGCATAGATGCGGCCCTTGACCAGGACAACCAGCCCCATGCCACATCCTACCTGGCCGGGGATCAGTTGCCGTCGGCAGTTGGCAGCGCAGGTGGAGGACCACCTGTGGTCACCGACAGCGTGGCGGTGAAGTGCCACAGTCGACAGGCATCGGCGGGCAAATGTCCGGCCGATCCGGAGGAGGACTTTGACGAGGAGCAGTTCCGCTCGGGCGATTGCGGCATTCTCAATTGCAGACCTTATGGAATCCAGCGATTTGCCCGCATCAAGATCTTTGTGGTGCTGCTCTcgctgctggtgatgatgcAGCAGGCCCTCAGTTCGGGTTACATTAACTCTGTGATCACCACAATCGAGAAGCGCTTCGAGATCCCCTCCAGCTACTCGGGGCTAATCGCCTCCAGCTATGAGATCGGCAACGTGATCACGGTGATCTTCGTTAGCTACCTGGGCAGCCGACGACACATTCCCGTGTGGATTGGAATCGGAGCTGTAATCATGGGCATCGGCTCGCTGGTGTTTATGGTGCCGCACTTTACGGGCGAGCCCAATCCGGGCATAGCGATCGTCAACAAGACCAGCGACAACATATGCAAGAGTGCCTTGGTTAGAGATCAGGACATGGACCTGGGTCGCCTGTCCAGCGGACTATCCAACCAACCCCTGGCGCCGCACACGCTGCGCGAGGACAACTGCCTGGAGGGCAAGGCCTCCACCACTGGGCCGGTGCTACTCTTTGTGCTCGCCCAGCTGCTGCTCGGATGCGGAGGCAGTCCACTCTTCACGCTAGGCACCACCTACGTGGACGATCACGTGCGGACGGAGAGCTCCTCGATGTACATCGGATTCATGTACAGCATGGGAGCCTTTGGACCAGTGGTGGGATTCCTGCTTGGCGCCTACCTGCTGTCGTTCCACATGGACTCACTATCCTCCACCACCATATCGATCA CTCCCGGCGACAGACGTTGGGTGGGTATGTGGTGGGGAGGTTTCCTGCTTTGCGGAGTCATTCTGCTGGTGGTGGCCGTGCCCTTCTTCTCCTTTCCCAAAGTGCTTGCCCGCGAAAAGAAGAAGATACGAAAGAGCAGCGTAGTGCAACCCGTTTTGCCAAACAACTCTAGAGCCACTGTGGCGACGGATGAGATGGGCAAGGTGAAGAAGCTGGAGATAGTGGCCGTGACCAGCAAGGAGGACCAGTCGCAGCCGCCACCCAAGGTGGACACTGGCTACGGGAAGGACATCAAGGATATTCCGCAGTCGATGCTGCGGCTGGTGAAGAATCCCGTATACATCGTAACCTGCCTGGGAGCCTGCATGGAGCTGATGATCGTCTCCGGTTTCGTGGTCTTTCTGCCCAAGTACCTAGAGACGCAGTTCAGCCTGGGCAAGAGCCAGGCCAACATCTTTACTGGCTCGATCGCCGTGCCTGGAGCCTGTATTGGCATCTTCCTCGGCGGCTGTATCTTGAAACGATTCCAACTGAAGCCCAAGGGTGCCGTCCAGTTTGTCCTGATCACCAACGTCATCTGCTTGGCCTGTTACGCGATGCTCTTCTTCCTCGGTTGCGACAATCTTAAGATGGCCGGCACCACGATTCCCTACTACACCAGCAACAAGCATGGATCTACTTTGGAGCAGCCCTTCCAGGTGAACCTCACGGCCGCCTGCAACTTTGGCTGTGAGTGCCTGACCAGCGAGGTGGAACCGGTGTGCGGCAACAATGGACTCACCTATTTTAGTCCTTGCCACGCCGGCTGCACTGCCttctcatccacatccagcaCCAACTACACCAACTGCGCCT GTGTTCGCGCCAACATCTCGAGCAGCATTTATCGTGGCGCTGGTGGCAGCCAAGCTCAGGCGCTCAACGCCAACGAGAACTTCGCCGAGGTGACGGTGGTTCCGGTGGCCACCGCCGGTCCATGTGCCACGCCTTGCCGCACCATCTACCCGTTCCTCATACTGCTATTTTTCATGACCTTTTTGGTGGCCTCTACGCAGATGCCGCTGCTTATGATCGTGCTGCGATCGGTATCCGAGGAGGAACGTTCCTTTGCGCTTGGCATGCAGTTTGTAATCTTTCGACTTTTCGGATACATACCGGCTCCCATTTTGTTCGGTAACCTTATCGATTCCACTTGCATTCTCTGGAAGTCGTCCTGCGGCGAGAAGGGCGGTCGTTGTCTCATCTACGACATTGAAAAGTTCCGATACAA ATATGTTGGACTCTGTGCATCTGTAAAGCTGATTGCCTTGGTCATTTTCATGGTGGACTGGTGGCTGGTGCGCAGGCGCAAGCAGCTTGAGAAAATGAAGCCGCTTAACGCCAGCGATCCAATAATCGGATCCATCATTAGCCTAGACAAAT TATTTGAAGAAAAGCTGTCGGGTGCCGAGCCGTCAACTGCATTTGTTGGCGGTGGAGGAGAGCTGATCATACCCACAGAAATACTTCGTCATTCCCGCAATGACTCACGCACCATGCAAATGGATTATTG CTACGATAAATGTGGTCATGTGGTGACACCGGCAAACACATGCAACCAGCCACAGACCAAGTCTAAGAAACACTTCCGAAGTGCCTCTTGTGACGTTAAGATGATCAAGAGCTTTGCCCGGGATCACAACTCATCAAGCGGACCTGCGGATGCGGCCGGTCAGGATGCTGGTGGTGCCACCACAAAATACAAGAATCTCAAAAAGTTCCAGGCGCACACGCGCAATCACTCAACAGACCTACACGACCCCAGCCAACCCATCCGATATATTCAGAACCAGCTGCGGCCGCAAGACTGCGCCGAAGAAGATGATGACGAAGAGCTGACCACCGGCTGCGGACATTTCGTTAAGAAGCACTCCCGGAATCACAGCTACGACCAAATATACATGCCCAATAACATACGCTTCGATGCGGACTTTCTACGTCATCCCCATTCGCATCACAATCCCAAGAAGAATGTGAATGTTTTAAAGAATGTGGTTTCCGATATTGGAAAGCTAAAGAATTCTAATGAAATAGAAGCTGGCGGATCTGGATCACGTGGACATTCCCGCAACAACTCGAAGGACTTGAACACCAAAATTTCTAGTGGTACTCCTGCAAACAACGCATCTGGTCAGGTAGTAACGGATGCCAGCACCACTGGCCTAAGTGTGCTGCGACATCGGCGAACCAACTCCAAGGATCTAAATTATCAAGTGCTGCCGGAGTCTGCTCCCGCCAGCTCCGTGTCAGGGCACGCACATCCACAGCACACGCGAAACACGTCGCACCACAAGATCCAGATCGATGACGATCGAAACGAGCTCATCAACGAcaatgatgacgatgaggaggagcGTTCCGCGTGTGCTTAG
- the LOC122626807 gene encoding solute carrier organic anion transporter family member 5A1 isoform X2 produces MYQMTGLYSETNSGDDSSIDAALDQDNQPHATSYLAGDQLPSAVGSAGGGPPVVTDSVAVKCHSRQASAGKCPADPEEDFDEEQFRSGDCGILNCRPYGIQRFARIKIFVVLLSLLVMMQQALSSGYINSVITTIEKRFEIPSSYSGLIASSYEIGNVITVIFVSYLGSRRHIPVWIGIGAVIMGIGSLVFMVPHFTGEPNPGIAIVNKTSDNICKSALVRDQDMDLGRLSSGLSNQPLAPHTLREDNCLEGKASTTGPVLLFVLAQLLLGCGGSPLFTLGTTYVDDHVRTESSSMYIGFMYSMGAFGPVVGFLLGAYLLSFHMDSLSSTTISITPGDRRWVGMWWGGFLLCGVILLVVAVPFFSFPKVLAREKKKIRKSSVVQPVLPNNSRATVATDEMGKVKKLEIVAVTSKEDQSQPPPKVDTGYGKDIKDIPQSMLRLVKNPVYIVTCLGACMELMIVSGFVVFLPKYLETQFSLGKSQANIFTGSIAVPGACIGIFLGGCILKRFQLKPKGAVQFVLITNVICLACYAMLFFLGCDNLKMAGTTIPYYTSNKHGSTLEQPFQVNLTAACNFGCECLTSEVEPVCGNNGLTYFSPCHAGCTAFSSTSSTNYTNCACVRANISSSIYRGAGGSQAQALNANENFAEVTVVPVATAGPCATPCRTIYPFLILLFFMTFLVASTQMPLLMIVLRSVSEEERSFALGMQFVIFRLFGYIPAPILFGNLIDSTCILWKSSCGEKGGRCLIYDIEKFRYKYVGLCASVKLIALVIFMVDWWLVRRRKQLEKMKPLNASDPIIGSIISLDKLFEEKLSGAEPSTAFVGGGGELIIPTEILRHSRNDSRTMQMDYCYDKCGHVVTPANTCNQPQTKSKKHFRSASCDVKMIKSFARDHNSSSGPADAAGQDAGGATTKYKNLKKFQAHTRNHSTDLHDPSQPIRYIQNQLRPQDCAEEDDDEELTTGCGHFVKKHSRNHSYDQIYMPNNIRFDADFLRHPHSHHNPKKNVNVLKNVVSDIGKLKNSNEIEAGGSGSRGHSRNNSKDLNTKISSGTPANNASGQVVTDASTTGLSVLRHRRTNSKDLNYQVLPESAPASSVSGHAHPQHTRNTSHHKIQIDDDRNELINDNDDDEEERSACA; encoded by the exons ATGTACCAGATGACCGGCCTCTACTCGGAGACGAATAGCGGCGACGACAGCAGCATAGATGCGGCCCTTGACCAGGACAACCAGCCCCATGCCACATCCTACCTGGCCGGGGATCAGTTGCCGTCGGCAGTTGGCAGCGCAGGTGGAGGACCACCTGTGGTCACCGACAGCGTGGCGGTGAAGTGCCACAGTCGACAGGCATCGGCGGGCAAATGTCCGGCCGATCCGGAGGAGGACTTTGACGAGGAGCAGTTCCGCTCGGGCGATTGCGGCATTCTCAATTGCAGACCTTATGGAATCCAGCGATTTGCCCGCATCAAGATCTTTGTGGTGCTGCTCTcgctgctggtgatgatgcAGCAGGCCCTCAGTTCGGGTTACATTAACTCTGTGATCACCACAATCGAGAAGCGCTTCGAGATCCCCTCCAGCTACTCGGGGCTAATCGCCTCCAGCTATGAGATCGGCAACGTGATCACGGTGATCTTCGTTAGCTACCTGGGCAGCCGACGACACATTCCCGTGTGGATTGGAATCGGAGCTGTAATCATGGGCATCGGCTCGCTGGTGTTTATGGTGCCGCACTTTACGGGCGAGCCCAATCCGGGCATAGCGATCGTCAACAAGACCAGCGACAACATATGCAAGAGTGCCTTGGTTAGAGATCAGGACATGGACCTGGGTCGCCTGTCCAGCGGACTATCCAACCAACCCCTGGCGCCGCACACGCTGCGCGAGGACAACTGCCTGGAGGGCAAGGCCTCCACCACTGGGCCGGTGCTACTCTTTGTGCTCGCCCAGCTGCTGCTCGGATGCGGAGGCAGTCCACTCTTCACGCTAGGCACCACCTACGTGGACGATCACGTGCGGACGGAGAGCTCCTCGATGTACATCGGATTCATGTACAGCATGGGAGCCTTTGGACCAGTGGTGGGATTCCTGCTTGGCGCCTACCTGCTGTCGTTCCACATGGACTCACTATCCTCCACCACCATATCGATCA CTCCCGGCGACAGACGTTGGGTGGGTATGTGGTGGGGAGGTTTCCTGCTTTGCGGAGTCATTCTGCTGGTGGTGGCCGTGCCCTTCTTCTCCTTTCCCAAAGTGCTTGCCCGCGAAAAGAAGAAGATACGAAAGAGCAGCGTAGTGCAACCCGTTTTGCCAAACAACTCTAGAGCCACTGTGGCGACGGATGAGATGGGCAAGGTGAAGAAGCTGGAGATAGTGGCCGTGACCAGCAAGGAGGACCAGTCGCAGCCGCCACCCAAGGTGGACACTGGCTACGGGAAGGACATCAAGGATATTCCGCAGTCGATGCTGCGGCTGGTGAAGAATCCCGTATACATCGTAACCTGCCTGGGAGCCTGCATGGAGCTGATGATCGTCTCCGGTTTCGTGGTCTTTCTGCCCAAGTACCTAGAGACGCAGTTCAGCCTGGGCAAGAGCCAGGCCAACATCTTTACTGGCTCGATCGCCGTGCCTGGAGCCTGTATTGGCATCTTCCTCGGCGGCTGTATCTTGAAACGATTCCAACTGAAGCCCAAGGGTGCCGTCCAGTTTGTCCTGATCACCAACGTCATCTGCTTGGCCTGTTACGCGATGCTCTTCTTCCTCGGTTGCGACAATCTTAAGATGGCCGGCACCACGATTCCCTACTACACCAGCAACAAGCATGGATCTACTTTGGAGCAGCCCTTCCAGGTGAACCTCACGGCCGCCTGCAACTTTGGCTGTGAGTGCCTGACCAGCGAGGTGGAACCGGTGTGCGGCAACAATGGACTCACCTATTTTAGTCCTTGCCACGCCGGCTGCACTGCCttctcatccacatccagcaCCAACTACACCAACTGCGCCT GTGTTCGCGCCAACATCTCGAGCAGCATTTATCGTGGCGCTGGTGGCAGCCAAGCTCAGGCGCTCAACGCCAACGAGAACTTCGCCGAGGTGACGGTGGTTCCGGTGGCCACCGCCGGTCCATGTGCCACGCCTTGCCGCACCATCTACCCGTTCCTCATACTGCTATTTTTCATGACCTTTTTGGTGGCCTCTACGCAGATGCCGCTGCTTATGATCGTGCTGCGATCGGTATCCGAGGAGGAACGTTCCTTTGCGCTTGGCATGCAGTTTGTAATCTTTCGACTTTTCGGATACATACCGGCTCCCATTTTGTTCGGTAACCTTATCGATTCCACTTGCATTCTCTGGAAGTCGTCCTGCGGCGAGAAGGGCGGTCGTTGTCTCATCTACGACATTGAAAAGTTCCGATACAA ATATGTTGGACTCTGTGCATCTGTAAAGCTGATTGCCTTGGTCATTTTCATGGTGGACTGGTGGCTGGTGCGCAGGCGCAAGCAGCTTGAGAAAATGAAGCCGCTTAACGCCAGCGATCCAATAATCGGATCCATCATTAGCCTAGACAAAT TATTTGAAGAAAAGCTGTCGGGTGCCGAGCCGTCAACTGCATTTGTTGGCGGTGGAGGAGAGCTGATCATACCCACAGAAATACTTCGTCATTCCCGCAATGACTCACGCACCATGCAAATGGATTATTG CTACGATAAATGTGGTCATGTGGTGACACCGGCAAACACATGCAACCAGCCACAGACCAAGTCTAAGAAACACTTCCGAAGTGCCTCTTGTGACGTTAAGATGATCAAGAGCTTTGCCCGGGATCACAACTCATCAAGCGGACCTGCGGATGCGGCCGGTCAGGATGCTGGTGGTGCCACCACAAAATACAAGAATCTCAAAAAGTTCCAGGCGCACACGCGCAATCACTCAACAGACCTACACGACCCCAGCCAACCCATCCGATATATTCAGAACCAGCTGCGGCCGCAAGACTGCGCCGAAGAAGATGATGACGAAGAGCTGACCACCGGCTGCGGACATTTCGTTAAGAAGCACTCCCGGAATCACAGCTACGACCAAATATACATGCCCAATAACATACGCTTCGATGCGGACTTTCTACGTCATCCCCATTCGCATCACAATCCCAAGAAGAATGTGAATGTTTTAAAGAATGTGGTTTCCGATATTGGAAAGCTAAAGAATTCTAATGAAATAGAAGCTGGCGGATCTGGATCACGTGGACATTCCCGCAACAACTCGAAGGACTTGAACACCAAAATTTCTAGTGGTACTCCTGCAAACAACGCATCTGGTCAGGTAGTAACGGATGCCAGCACCACTGGCCTAAGTGTGCTGCGACATCGGCGAACCAACTCCAAGGATCTAAATTATCAAGTGCTGCCGGAGTCTGCTCCCGCCAGCTCCGTGTCAGGGCACGCACATCCACAGCACACGCGAAACACGTCGCACCACAAGATCCAGATCGATGACGATCGAAACGAGCTCATCAACGAcaatgatgacgatgaggaggagcGTTCCGCGTGTGCTTAG
- the LOC122625472 gene encoding adhesive plaque matrix protein — protein sequence MFERCNLLLMAVLMASALLTQAHFPEYCAECEQEVWEQVPCSEVPTTVAPTTTGGTTPGTPTTTTTPGPVYPTTTSGPTTPTDYTTQPSAYKKCYCECKLGCKEFCRKVVSSEAKQPLTQISSIGEYAPGGQVEFTHVHQRKYFPKYGGDSYAGLVGPVGGPKAYKPYPLVYEQAAAAAASAASPASISSVASSPAVANIAAPNYTLEELAQLLSTAYGSKKGYPASVPPPPRPQIQLQPAPSVYYSPVPSYAKQVVPLVSKVAPAPKITTSVKYAASAVSSSSGVSVAKIKTPYEEKIVVATPSPIYERSTSYPIVEAPKEYPAPQTEVYPVVQSQTESYPSHTPIYPSPTESYPSPKDSYPSITESYPSQTESYQPRTEAYPVPQPEVKPYGGPDPGADKPSSTFDLAIDNYLKDFGYGNQGRGYADY from the coding sequence ATGTTCGAACGCTGCAATTTATTGCTTATGGCCGTGCTGATGGCATCGGCCCTACTGACCCAAGCCCATTTCCCGGAATACTGTGCCGAGTGTGAGCAGGAGGTGTGGGAGCAGGTGCCGTGCAGCGAGGTGCCCACAACGGTGGCGCCCACAACAACGGGGGGCACTACTCCTGGCACAccgaccaccaccaccacgccgGGACCCGTTTACCCAACCACCACCAGTGGCCCCACCACGCCCACGGATTACACCACCCAGCCGTCGGCGTACAAGAAGTGCTACTGCGAGTGCAAGCTGGGCTGCAAGGAGTTCTGCCGCAAGGTGGTCTCCTCCGAGGCCAAGCAGCCGCTCACCCAGATCTCCTCCATCGGCGAGTATGCGCCTGGTGGGCAGGTGGAGTTCACACATGTCCATCAGCGCAAATACTTTCCCAAGTATGGCGGCGACTCCTATGCGGGATTGGTAGGACCTGTGGGCGGACCCAAGGCCTATAAGCCCTATCCACTGGTCTACGAACaggcggctgcggctgcggccTCCGCTGCTTCGCCGGCTTCCATTTCCTCGGTGGCTTCCTCGCCAGCGGTGGCAAACATAGCTGCTCCCAATTACACGCTGGAAGAGCTCGCCCAACTGCTGAGCACCGCCTATGGCAGCAAGAAGGGTTATCCGGCTAGTGTGCCACCTCCACCGCGTCCTCAGATTCAGCTTCAGCCAGCGCCCTCCGTTTACTACTCCCCGGTTCCAAGCTACGCAAAGCAAGTGGTTCCACTCGTAAGCAAAGTGGCGCCGGCACCCAAAATCACCACCAGCGTTAAGTATGCCGCCTCGGCGGTTTCATCATCATCGGGCGTGTCGGTGGCCAAGATAAAGACTCCCTACGAGGAGAAGATTGTGGTGGCCACCCCGTCGCCCATTTATGAGAGGTCCACATCGTATCCCATTGTTGAAGCACCCAAGGAGTACCCGGCGCCGCAGACAGAAGTCTATCCCGTTGTGCAGAGCCAAACGGAGTCGTATCCCAGCCACACTCCCATATATCCAAGTCCCACGGAATCCTATCCTAGCCCAAAGGACTCCTACCCCAGCATCACAGAGTCATATCCCAGCCAAACTGAGTCCTATCAACCCCGCACCGAGGCCTATCCCGTTCCCCAACCGGAGGTCAAGCCATATGGTGGTCCCGATCCTGGAGCCGATAAGCCATCGTCCACCTTCGACCTGGCCATCGATAATTATCTGAAGGACTTTGGATATGGCAACCAAGGAAGGGGCTATGCGGACTACTGA
- the LOC122611989 gene encoding uncharacterized protein LOC122611989, with protein sequence WIWLTLWPSDQWSISAKMVGCLETRPLLVTLLVTLGFCLGGSKDAVPDADAKWMAPLKQYGYTPQHLKNKVEHGEFTTFELGTPNYQILNPEDEPEYITADQPHYQEMLRRLTSGRSGAETIDVETASRTDAAQDTTDQSQSKKPSKVQVTVKPKTQLKPNRWEKLRKRSSIERRRDHKETMEQSFFSDFQVYRGLPFQSRVANLN encoded by the coding sequence TGGATTTGGCTAACGCTCTGGCCATCGGATCAATGGAGCATCAGTGCGAAAATGGTCGGCTGCCTGGAGACACGACCACTACTGGTCACATTGCTAGTGACCCTTGGATTCTGCCTTGGCGGTTCAAAGGATGCCGTTCCGGATGCGGATGCCAAGTGGATGGCTCCACTCAAGCAGTATGGCTATACGCCGCAGCACCTGAAGAACAAAGTGGAGCACGGTGAATTCACCACCTTCGAACTGGGCACGCCCAACTACCAGATCCTCAACCCCGAAGACGAACCGGAGTACATAACTGCGGATCAACCGCATTACCAGGAGATGCTGAGGCGACTTACCAGTGGCAGAAGTGGAGCTGAGACCATTGATGTGGAAACGGCAAGTCGCACGGATGCAGCTCAAGATACTACCGATCAGAGTCAATCCAAAAAACCATCTAAAGTTCAAGTGACAGTTAAACCAAAGACACAACTAAAACCAAATCGCTGGGAGAAACTGAGGAAGCGCAGCTCCATCGAAAGGAGGCGTGACCACAAGGAAACCATGGAGCAAAGTTTCTTCTCGGATTTTCAGGTTTACCGAGGCTTACCCTTCCAAAGTCGTGTGGCTAATCTTAATTAa
- the LOC122626204 gene encoding protein Daple, which translates to MEKRATSTMQVLYAELAAAKSKSAALEEENILLRHRLNRASASHSTNAAINVEAKIMAFQLEEERDRLVETLQKHKKKYNKLHDAYLEKVKRCRALEEMFKRQKTLTGLVMKSSLDQRNAEQRMALEKRQSVQSDANELNELKAQVEKLQRALDESYDIIDEMDFELESVDLLEMQNQSLRDELAAFKANSVAGATSLPASVPNDDDPPPKYEEDYPGQHHKAMLARRCSSSSESDPKDDDADAETMERAALTHSLIQTVETESNALRRELLRSRCQRTIRAKLEKESEPAD; encoded by the exons ATGGAGAAACGTGCCACATCTACCATGCAGGTGCTCTATGCAGAACTGGCAGCcg CAAAGTCTAAAAGTGCCGCGCTGGAGGAGGAGAACATTTTGCTGCGCCATCGACTGAATCGCGCGTCTGCCAGCCACAGCACCAATGCGGCCATCAATGTGGAGGCCAAGATCATGGCCTTCCAGTTGGAGGAAGAGCGAGATCGTCTGGTGGAAACACTGCAGAAGCACAAGAAGAAGTACAACAAACTGCACGACGCTTATCTGGAGAAGGTGAAACGCTGTCGCGCCCTGGAGGAGATGTTCAAACGGCAGAAGACACTTACAGGCTTGGTGATGAAGTCTTCCTTGGATCAGAGAAATGCAG AACAACGAATGGCGTTGGAGAAAAGACAATCGGTTCAAAGCGATGCCAATGAACTGAACGAGCTGAAGGCCCAAGTGGAAAAACTTCAAAGAGCCCTTGATGAGTCATACGACATTATCGATGAAATGGATTTTGAACTCGAGAGC GTGGACTTACTGGAAATGCAAAACCAAAGCTTACGGGACGAATTGGCCGCTTTTAAGGCAAACTCCGTTGCAGGAGCGACCAGTCTGCCAGCTTCAGTTCCCAACGATGACGATCCTCCGCCCAAATACGAGGAGGACTATCCCGGCCAGCATCATAAAGCTATGCTGGCTCGTCGCTGCTCCTCAAGCAGTGAATCCGATCCAAAGGATGATGATGCCGATGCAGAAACCATGGAAAGAGCTGCCCTTACGCATAGT CTCATTCAAACGGTGGAAACCGAGAGCAATGCCCTGAGACGGGAATTGTTAAGATCCCGCTGCCAACGAACAATACGAGCCAAGTTGGAGAAAGAAAGCGAGCCGGCTGATTAG
- the LOC122611633 gene encoding uncharacterized protein LOC122611633 isoform X2: protein MDWYPEEDEEDLMFSPALLARRASESWIVEPPVESVPINVTLQRKKSMPDFQELPRATEAMSREEVSALGSARREAVRRQIEVNERLKANPLLYLVSPQVKDWFVRQQLMLLVLIFNVALALLFVYMLT, encoded by the exons ATGGACTGGTATccggaggaggatgaggaggaccTCATGTTCTCGCCAGCCTTGCTGGCCAGGCGGGCCAGCGAAAGCTGGATCGTTGAGCCCCCCGTTGAG tcGGTGCCCATCAATGTGACGCTGCAGCGGAAGAAGTCCATGCCCGATTTCCAGGAGCTGCCGCGCGCCACGGAGGCCATGAGCCGGGAGGAGGTGTCCGCCCTGGGCTCCGCCCGTCGGGAGGCAGTGCGTCGCCAGATCGAGGTCAACGAGCGGCTCAAGGCAAATCCCTTGCTGTATTTGGTCAGTCCGCAGGTTAAG GACTGGTTTGTGCGCCAGCAGCTGATGCTGCTCGTCCTGATTTTCAACGTGGCGTTGGCGCTGCTGTTTGTCTACATGCTCACCTAG
- the LOC122626781 gene encoding cuticle protein 7 — translation MMGKATYLLCLCLCLASAVWAIELQAEPDYGPVAYEFQWSVNDPHTGDIKSQKETRKDDKVEGVYELIDSDGYRRIVQYKADDHNGFEAIVQREPTDIKIPLPEPPKKLLAAKILTPVLPVAPLVHYAAPKAIIKQELSAGNYVSVSGPTAQYKY, via the exons ATGATGGGAAAA GCTACCTATTTgttgtgcctgtgcctgtgcctggcCAGCGCCGTTTGGGCCATTGAATTGCAGGCGGAGCCGGACTACGGACCAGTGGCCTACGAGTTCCAGTGGTCGGTGAACGATCCCCACACCGGCGACATCAAGAGCCAAAAGGAGACGCGCAAGGACGACAAGGTCGAGGGTGTCTACGAGCTGATCGACTCCGATGGCTACCGCCGCATAGTGCAGTACAAGGCGGACGATCACAACGGCTTCGAGGCGATTGTCCAGCGTGAGCCCACGGACATCAAGATACCGCTGCCGGAGCCACCCAAGAAGCTCCTGGCCGCCAAGATCCTGACTCCTGTGCTGCCGGTGGCGCCGCTCGTCCACTACGCCGCTCCCAAGGCCATCATCAAGCAGGAGTTGTCCGCCGGAAACTATGTCTCCGTATCCGGACCCACAGCACAGTACAAGTACTGA